Below is a window of Janthinobacterium lividum DNA.
GATCGCCGCATGACACTCTCCGCCACCACATCACACGCCTTTTCCGTCTATCTCCAGGGCATGACCCTGGGCCTGGGACTCATCGTTGCCATCGGCTCGCAAAATGCCTTTGTCTTGCGGCAAGGTCTGCGCCGCGAACACGTGGGCGCCATCGTGCTGTTTTGCGCGCTGGCCGATGCGGCGCTGATTGCCGCCGGCGTCCTGGGCATGGCCCATGCGCTGGGGCAGCGTCCGCTCAACCCGCATGTGTATCTGGATACGGTATTGCTGGTGGGCAGTATTGGCGCTCAGCAGCCCGGCGCGCTGCGCGGCTGGTTTATCGCCGGCGCCAGCGCGGCCAGCCTGCTGTGGTTTGCTGCCCTGGGATTTGGCGCGTGCTGGCTGGCGCCGTGGTTTGCGCGGCCCCGGGCCTGGCAAGTGCTCGATGGCTTGATCGGCGTGACCATGTTCGTGCTGTCCGCGCTGTTGCTGCGCCACGCGCTCGATGGCTGGTGAACAGCGCAGGGAACGTCAGCGCGCGGGCGGCAGCGGTGCCGGCGATGCCGGACGCAAGGGATTTGGTGGCGCCGGCGGCGGTGGCCGGTCGCGCGTGGCAAAGCCGCGCGGCAGCAGGCGCGCCGTTTCTATGCCGCGCAGGAACATGTTCTGGAAGGGCGTGGCCAGATAGGGCAGGACCATGCTGATCACCAGCAAGCCCACGCCCAGGGTGACGGGGAAGCCGATACCGAAAATGTTCAGCTGCGGCGCGGCCCGCGTCAAAATGCCCAGCGCCACGTTGGTCAGCAGCAAGGCGGCGATGATGGGCAGCGAAATTTGCAGGCCGGAACGGAAAATTTCCCCGCCCCAGGCCGCCAATTGCTGGAAACCGCCGCCGCTGATGGGGCTCGATGAAATCGGCAGGCTGACAAAGCTTTCCGCCAGCGCCGCCAGCAAGACCAGGTGGCCGTTGACGGTCAAAAACATCAAGGTGGCCAGCATGACGAGGAACTGGCTGATGGCGGAAGACCTGCCCTTGGTTTGCGGGTCGAAGAACGAGGCGAAGCCCAGGCCCATGGTGAGGCTGCTGAGCTCGCCGGCCATTTCGATGGCGGAAAACACGATGCGGATGGAAAAGCCCATGGCCAGGCCCACCAGCATCTCTTGCGTCAGGATCAGCAAACCGGGCAAGGACATCGGGTTGACGGCAGGCAGGGCCGGTACAGTGGGGGCGATGATCATGGCCAGCAGCGCACCCAGGGTCACCTTCACGGTGGCTGGCACGGCCGCGTTGCCGAACAGGGGGCGGCCGCAATCAGGCCGAGGATGCGGCTAAGCGGCCACAGCAGTGCTGCGATCCAGGTATTG
It encodes the following:
- a CDS encoding LysE family transporter, whose translation is MTLSATTSHAFSVYLQGMTLGLGLIVAIGSQNAFVLRQGLRREHVGAIVLFCALADAALIAAGVLGMAHALGQRPLNPHVYLDTVLLVGSIGAQQPGALRGWFIAGASAASLLWFAALGFGACWLAPWFARPRAWQVLDGLIGVTMFVLSALLLRHALDGW